A window from Solea senegalensis isolate Sse05_10M unplaced genomic scaffold, IFAPA_SoseM_1 scf7180000013475, whole genome shotgun sequence encodes these proteins:
- the LOC122760359 gene encoding olfactory receptor 11A1-like, whose translation MINSTSLSYFILGAFFDTGDFKYLFFLIVLCLYALIIVSNVLLIVVICMNRSLHEPMYLFLCSLFVNEVYGSTGLFPLLLLHILSDVHTVSASFCFLQIFCLYTYASIQFSNLTIMSYDRYLAICYPLQYNTRMTSHRVAVLICLSWLYPFVGIFVLISLSIPLQLCGNMIDKVYCDNYSIVKLACFDTTVNNVYGIFYTLTTLVLVLLIIYSYTRILRVCFSGSKQTRQKAISTCLPHLASLFNFSCGCFFEIIQNRFNMKYVPNGVLIFLSLYWLTCQPLFNPVMYGLNLTKIRSTCKRVIFGKM comes from the coding sequence atgatAAACTCCACTAGtctttcatatttcatactTGGAGCATTTTTTGATACGGGAGActttaaatatctgtttttcTTGATCGTGCTGTGTTTATACGCGTTGATCATTGTTTCTAACGTGCTGCTGATTGTAGTTATCTGTATGAACAGAAGTCTTCATGAACCTATGTACCTGTTTCTGTGCAGCCTGTTTGTAAATGAAGTGTATGGGAGTACAGGATTGTTTCCGTTACTGTTGCTTCACATTCTCTCTGACGTTCACACCGTCTCTGCTTCGTTTTGTTTCCTGcagattttttgtttgtatacTTATGCTTCCATACAGTTTAGTAATTTAACCATCATGTCCTATGACAGGTACCTGGCAATCTGCTATCCGCTGCAGTATAACACACGTATGACGTCTCACAGGGTCGCTGTGCTCATTTGTCTCTCATGGTTGTATCCGTTTGTTGGGATTTTTGTTCTGATTTCTTTGAGCATCcctctgcagctgtgtggaAACATGATTGACAAAGTTTACTGTGATAACTACTCCATTGTGAAACTGGCTTGCTTTGACACAACAGTCAACAATGTCTATGGAATCTTTTACACGCTCACCACCCTTGTTCTGGTTCTGCTGATCATTTACTCGTACACGAGGATCTTAAGAGTCTGCTTCTCTGGTTCCAAACAGACGAGACAAAAAGCCATCAGCACCTGCTTGCCTCACTTGGCCTCCCTGTTTAATTTTTCTTGTGGTTGTTTCTTTGAAATTATACAAAACAGATTTAACATGAAATATGTGCCAAATGGGGTGCTTATTTTCTTATCATTGTACTGGCTCACCTGCCAGCCGCTCTTTAACCCTGTCATGTAcggactgaatttaactaaaatACGCAGCACATGTAAACGTGTCATCTTTGGTAAGATGTGA